In Posidoniimonas polymericola, one genomic interval encodes:
- a CDS encoding UvrB/UvrC motif-containing protein: MGKRPQHLDRFLEDWPYEFGEVTARCVSGADGRQVIQLRIDLGVLQMETTGRPDGRRPDGAETYYDRLMSLAFEEGEAFELDDERCVEIDREFVQFYHRRLAWLALREFENAVQDADHTLALMDFSSAHAPDEEWADLHEQYRPFVLFHRTQAAALRELELSRPEHAVAALNEGLCKMRQVFVRHDLLEDFEDDELVVKLVDMKETLSEQHDLEAPLSQQLAEAIAEEQYELAAEIRDRIARRAGADA; this comes from the coding sequence ATGGGAAAACGGCCGCAGCACCTGGATCGTTTCTTAGAAGATTGGCCCTACGAGTTCGGCGAGGTCACCGCCCGGTGCGTCAGCGGCGCGGACGGTAGGCAGGTGATCCAGTTGCGCATCGACCTCGGCGTCCTGCAGATGGAAACGACCGGCCGACCCGACGGCCGCCGCCCCGACGGGGCCGAGACCTACTATGACCGACTCATGTCGCTCGCCTTCGAAGAGGGCGAGGCCTTCGAGCTCGACGACGAACGCTGCGTCGAGATCGACCGCGAGTTCGTGCAGTTCTACCACCGCCGCCTGGCGTGGCTGGCGCTGCGGGAGTTCGAGAACGCCGTTCAGGACGCCGACCACACGCTGGCCCTGATGGACTTCAGCTCGGCGCACGCGCCCGACGAAGAGTGGGCCGACCTGCACGAGCAGTACCGCCCGTTCGTGCTGTTCCACCGCACCCAGGCAGCGGCGCTGCGGGAGCTCGAGCTGAGCCGCCCGGAGCACGCGGTCGCCGCCCTCAACGAGGGGCTGTGCAAGATGCGGCAGGTCTTTGTCCGCCACGACCTGCTCGAGGACTTCGAGGACGACGAGCTGGTCGTCAAGCTGGTCGACATGAAGGAGACGCTCTCCGAGCAGCACGACCTCGAGGCCCCGCTGTCGCAGCAGCTCGCCGAGGCGATCGCCGAGGAGCAGTACGAGCTGGCCGCCGAGATCCGCGACCGCATCGCCCGCCGCGCAGGCGCCGACGCCTAG
- a CDS encoding potassium channel family protein has product MLLRTPTTSIARCISLLAGVLLVGTVGFYHIEGKWTLWECLYFTLVTITTVGYGDYGLSHNGQVFASLLLVCGISVFTYSLTTIVQIASDPEASRKRIMRRRIADCSDHIIVCGYGRMGRTICEEITREGVTCVVIENNESSIRRAVEDGLVVLEGEASDDELLLAAGLERARGVICAVDSDAENMFITVTVREHNPNCYIISRAENEMAARKLQHAGASLVVSPHQMAGRTVASAVICPRLAKYTNGYDDDDQSFRLGETHIKPGAPLVGQSVSEFGGTVDGLVFVAIERANGLTILRPRGSEVFQQDDIVIYAGGHDDIAAIKNAALSPALCRL; this is encoded by the coding sequence ATGCTGCTCCGCACCCCTACAACCTCGATCGCACGGTGCATCTCGCTGCTGGCGGGGGTGCTGCTGGTGGGTACGGTTGGCTTCTACCACATCGAAGGCAAGTGGACCCTGTGGGAGTGCCTGTACTTCACGCTGGTGACGATCACCACGGTCGGCTACGGCGACTACGGGCTCAGCCACAACGGGCAGGTGTTCGCCTCGCTGCTGCTGGTGTGCGGCATCAGCGTGTTCACGTACTCGCTGACCACCATCGTCCAGATCGCCTCGGACCCGGAAGCCTCGCGGAAGAGAATCATGAGACGCCGAATCGCCGACTGCTCCGACCACATCATCGTCTGCGGATACGGCCGGATGGGCCGCACTATCTGTGAAGAGATCACCCGCGAAGGCGTCACCTGCGTCGTGATCGAGAACAACGAGAGCAGCATCCGCCGCGCTGTCGAGGACGGGCTGGTCGTGCTCGAGGGCGAGGCCAGCGACGACGAGCTGCTGCTGGCCGCCGGCCTGGAACGGGCCCGCGGCGTGATCTGCGCGGTCGACAGCGACGCCGAGAACATGTTCATCACGGTCACCGTCCGTGAACACAACCCCAACTGCTACATCATCAGCCGGGCCGAGAACGAGATGGCCGCCCGCAAGCTGCAGCACGCCGGCGCGTCGCTGGTGGTGTCGCCGCACCAGATGGCGGGCCGGACGGTCGCCAGCGCGGTGATCTGCCCACGCCTGGCCAAGTACACCAACGGGTACGACGATGACGACCAGTCGTTCCGCCTTGGCGAGACCCACATCAAGCCCGGCGCTCCGTTGGTCGGCCAGTCGGTCTCGGAGTTCGGCGGCACGGTCGACGGGCTGGTGTTCGTTGCGATCGAGCGGGCCAACGGCCTGACGATCCTCCGCCCGCGGGGCAGCGAGGTCTTCCAGCAGGACGACATCGTGATCTACGCCGGCGGCCACGACGACATCGCCGCGATCAAGAACGCCGCGCTGAGCCCGGCGCTGTGCCGGCTGTAG
- a CDS encoding hemerythrin domain-containing protein has product MAVLHAQSTSSVSWIEHQMLEHVKGALRVTLDWNAPSVSMQRKKSSVRFSFQSFCRHLDRLMRIEERDNYLEELCEVKPYLEPQVRRLRADHDRFRRETHTLMARLEQLDEWQADEFDDCCLQIRELLAEVDQHDREEVRILQELLSYDEGGEG; this is encoded by the coding sequence ATGGCAGTGCTCCACGCACAGTCGACTAGCAGCGTCAGTTGGATCGAGCACCAGATGCTCGAACACGTGAAGGGCGCACTGCGGGTCACACTCGACTGGAACGCCCCCAGCGTCAGCATGCAGCGTAAGAAGTCGAGTGTCCGGTTCTCGTTCCAGTCGTTCTGCCGGCACCTCGATCGGCTGATGCGGATCGAGGAACGCGACAACTACCTCGAGGAACTCTGTGAGGTAAAACCGTACTTGGAGCCGCAGGTTCGGCGGCTGCGAGCGGACCACGACCGGTTCCGCCGCGAGACCCACACCCTCATGGCGCGGCTCGAGCAGCTCGATGAGTGGCAGGCCGACGAATTCGACGACTGCTGCCTGCAGATCCGCGAGCTGCTTGCCGAGGTCGATCAGCACGATCGGGAGGAGGTCCGCATCCTCCAGGAGCTGCTTTCCTACGACGAAGGGGGCGAGGGCTAA
- a CDS encoding carbon storage regulator: protein MLVLTRKANEKIRIGDNITITILRTKGKTVRVGIEAPNEVAVLRGELAFEQPEDEPAPQQPAAKAAAPKPAAKPTDAPNAEWPTESRNCVTHARVPRNRVATVLPQMLGDAGPLRAMLDRRATAGEF, encoded by the coding sequence ATGTTGGTTCTTACTCGCAAGGCGAACGAAAAGATCCGGATCGGCGACAACATCACCATCACCATCCTCCGCACCAAGGGCAAGACGGTCCGCGTCGGCATCGAGGCGCCCAACGAGGTCGCCGTCCTGCGTGGCGAGCTGGCGTTCGAGCAGCCCGAAGACGAGCCCGCGCCCCAGCAGCCTGCCGCCAAGGCCGCCGCTCCGAAGCCGGCAGCCAAGCCGACCGACGCCCCCAACGCCGAATGGCCAACCGAATCGCGAAACTGCGTCACCCACGCACGCGTGCCCCGCAACCGGGTAGCCACGGTGCTGCCGCAGATGCTCGGCGACGCCGGGCCTCTGCGGGCGATGCTCGACCGCCGGGCGACCGCGGGCGAGTTCTGA
- a CDS encoding sugar phosphate isomerase/epimerase family protein, whose amino-acid sequence MPRLSCSQLSTFRWSLDEDLYHYHKAGFETIGLWRRKLVDFGIERGLELLQDSGLTVASLTWAGGFTGIDGRTFDDSLRDACDAIRLAAHARAENLILFTGGRNGHTTRHAERLLDAALDCLLPLAEAMGVTLALKPMHPACAAEWSFLTGVEEAAEVVRRCDSPRLRLVYDTYQFPLRGDSLAALCDLIPLVSLVQLADARTPHGIDLDRCPLGEGQLPVAETVRALNAAGYTGYFDAELLGPSVEAIDYATLLEHTRQAYDAMICQAEPITAASPNR is encoded by the coding sequence ATGCCTCGACTCTCGTGCAGCCAGCTAAGCACCTTCCGCTGGTCACTCGACGAAGACCTCTACCACTACCACAAGGCCGGCTTCGAAACGATCGGCCTGTGGCGTCGGAAGCTGGTCGATTTTGGGATTGAGCGCGGCCTGGAGCTGCTGCAGGACAGCGGGCTGACGGTCGCCAGCCTCACCTGGGCCGGCGGTTTTACCGGCATCGACGGCCGCACCTTCGACGACAGCCTCCGCGACGCCTGCGACGCCATCCGGCTGGCCGCCCACGCGCGGGCCGAGAACCTGATCCTGTTCACCGGCGGCCGCAACGGCCACACCACCCGCCACGCCGAGCGGCTACTAGACGCCGCCCTCGACTGCCTGCTGCCGCTTGCCGAGGCGATGGGCGTCACCCTCGCGCTCAAGCCGATGCACCCCGCGTGCGCCGCCGAGTGGTCGTTCCTGACCGGCGTCGAGGAGGCGGCCGAGGTCGTCCGCCGCTGCGACAGCCCGCGGCTCCGCCTGGTCTACGACACCTACCAGTTCCCGCTGCGGGGCGACTCGCTCGCCGCCCTGTGCGACCTGATCCCGCTCGTCAGCCTGGTGCAGCTGGCCGACGCCCGGACGCCGCACGGCATCGACCTCGACCGCTGCCCCCTCGGCGAGGGACAGCTGCCGGTCGCCGAGACGGTGCGCGCCCTCAACGCCGCGGGGTATACTGGGTACTTCGACGCCGAGCTGCTCGGCCCCTCGGTCGAGGCAATCGACTACGCCACCCTGCTCGAACACACCCGCCAGGCCTACGACGCGATGATCTGCCAGGCCGAGCCAATCACGGCCGCCTCGCCGAACCGCTAG
- a CDS encoding VWA domain-containing protein, which yields MRFVLLTALAAALPLLTPATPRCGAAMPEVLFVLDSSGSMSEDAGGQRKIDAAKQVMHDITPALPEEVLVGLVAYGHRRPGDCTDIEVLMPAGSSDRQGLLSQVDRLEPRGKTPITSAVLTAAGMLKGKDAVTSIVLVSDGVETCAGDPCRVVRELKSTGCKFVLHAVGFAVDAAAAKQLGCLAKAGGGKYFAAADGDALLAALNAVSQEVAEDVEQAKIQTVAGGTGLGKLRLAMPKGAQESLRYVEIARASDGKVVKTITNLQADDTHPLLSGEYRVTAGFATPNNGESTRTELGVFTIATQQTRDLELGSIAFNLPESLASANNWNDRLHVETVVVKDSGTGAVAATVSSNGNGYYTFKDKPLLPGVYDVELIYSASEEPSAVARRVVVKPGSKSTVTLDSGVRFVRPEQKISGWRVYRRPEQSADAAEDQGAAPERELVLQAQARPGIGASLRVDGLYYPYLLPAGTYDFEIDVVGMTEPLPAGEAVEIHAGELLRFETGL from the coding sequence ATGCGATTTGTCCTGCTGACTGCGCTCGCCGCCGCGCTTCCCCTGCTCACTCCTGCCACCCCGCGGTGCGGGGCGGCAATGCCCGAGGTGCTGTTCGTCCTCGACTCCTCCGGGAGCATGTCCGAGGACGCCGGAGGGCAGCGGAAGATCGACGCCGCCAAGCAGGTGATGCACGACATCACGCCGGCCCTGCCCGAAGAAGTGCTGGTCGGGCTGGTGGCGTACGGTCACCGGCGGCCGGGAGACTGCACCGACATCGAGGTGCTGATGCCCGCCGGCAGCAGCGACCGGCAGGGATTGTTGTCGCAGGTCGACCGCCTCGAGCCCCGCGGCAAGACACCGATCACGTCGGCCGTGCTGACCGCGGCGGGCATGCTCAAGGGGAAGGACGCCGTGACCAGCATTGTGCTGGTAAGCGACGGCGTCGAGACCTGCGCCGGCGACCCCTGCCGGGTGGTCCGCGAGCTGAAGTCGACCGGCTGCAAATTCGTGCTGCACGCGGTCGGGTTCGCGGTCGACGCCGCCGCCGCCAAGCAGCTCGGCTGTCTGGCCAAAGCGGGCGGCGGCAAGTACTTTGCCGCGGCCGACGGCGACGCGCTGCTCGCGGCCCTCAACGCCGTCAGCCAGGAAGTGGCCGAAGACGTCGAGCAGGCAAAGATTCAGACCGTCGCCGGTGGGACCGGGCTCGGCAAGCTGAGGCTGGCGATGCCCAAGGGCGCCCAGGAGAGCCTCCGCTACGTCGAGATCGCCCGCGCCAGCGACGGCAAGGTCGTCAAGACGATCACCAACCTCCAGGCCGACGACACGCACCCGCTGTTGTCCGGCGAGTACCGTGTCACCGCCGGGTTCGCGACCCCGAACAACGGCGAGTCGACCCGCACCGAGTTGGGCGTGTTCACAATCGCAACGCAACAGACCCGCGACCTCGAGCTCGGCTCGATCGCGTTCAACCTGCCGGAGAGCCTGGCAAGCGCCAACAACTGGAACGACCGCCTGCACGTCGAGACCGTGGTGGTCAAAGACTCTGGGACCGGCGCCGTAGCGGCCACGGTTTCGTCGAACGGCAACGGCTACTACACCTTCAAGGACAAGCCGCTGCTGCCCGGCGTCTACGACGTTGAGTTAATCTACTCGGCCAGCGAGGAGCCGTCGGCCGTGGCCCGGCGGGTGGTGGTAAAGCCCGGCTCCAAGTCCACCGTGACCCTCGATAGCGGCGTGCGCTTCGTTCGGCCGGAGCAGAAGATCAGCGGGTGGCGGGTCTACCGCCGGCCCGAGCAGTCGGCCGACGCCGCCGAGGACCAGGGCGCCGCTCCGGAGCGTGAGCTCGTCCTGCAGGCGCAGGCCCGGCCCGGCATCGGGGCGTCGCTCCGCGTCGACGGGCTGTACTACCCGTACCTGCTGCCCGCGGGGACCTACGACTTCGAGATTGATGTCGTAGGGATGACCGAGCCGCTGCCGGCCGGCGAGGCGGTCGAGATCCACGCCGGCGAATTGCTCCGCTTCGAGACCGGCCTCTAG
- a CDS encoding cytochrome c peroxidase produces MRTATLVALAAAWLLGSLNANAQSSVTGAAGVPALPTDLADFVAYAETDLPAHFRAGTPSGDLISARDSTPADNPITNAGATLGRVLFYDPRLSHNNGTACASCHQQQHGFTDPEPKSTGFEGEQTDRNSMALGNSRYYSNGAFFWDERSPTLEHQVLQPIQSPVEMGVTDLGDLEEKLAATDFYPKLFEQAFGTPEVTSERMSLAMSQFVRSMVSYSSKYDEAFTGRGPPDFAGTLNVSEERGHQLFAGACAGCHGTNAQVALATHNIGLDPVSDEELGTDEGAGDGEFKVPSLRNVAVRGTYMHDGRFESLEEVVRFYSTQIQDNPNLDRVLTLPNGRPVRFNFTDQEVDDLVAFLGTLTDDVLLTSDLFSNPFVTLPGDYNDDGVVDASDYIVWRSTQGTPGDLLADGNADGLVDSADYDLWRANYGATWESLTLAGDVAAATAAPEPATLTLLAAASWFWRRRPRKLPAG; encoded by the coding sequence ATGCGCACCGCGACACTGGTCGCCCTGGCCGCCGCTTGGCTGTTGGGCAGTCTCAACGCGAACGCCCAGTCTTCCGTGACGGGGGCGGCCGGCGTCCCGGCCCTGCCGACCGACCTGGCGGACTTTGTGGCCTACGCCGAGACCGACCTGCCCGCGCACTTCCGCGCCGGCACGCCCAGCGGCGACCTAATCTCCGCCCGTGACAGCACGCCGGCCGACAACCCGATCACCAACGCCGGGGCGACCCTCGGCCGCGTGCTGTTCTACGACCCGCGGCTGTCGCACAACAACGGCACGGCGTGCGCCTCGTGCCACCAGCAGCAGCACGGATTCACCGACCCCGAGCCCAAGAGCACCGGCTTCGAGGGGGAGCAGACCGACCGGAACTCGATGGCGCTGGGCAACTCCCGCTACTACTCCAATGGCGCCTTCTTCTGGGACGAGCGCTCGCCGACCCTCGAGCACCAGGTGCTGCAGCCGATCCAGAGCCCGGTCGAGATGGGCGTTACGGACCTCGGCGACCTGGAGGAGAAGCTGGCCGCCACCGACTTCTACCCCAAGCTGTTCGAGCAGGCGTTCGGCACGCCGGAGGTGACCAGCGAGCGGATGTCGTTGGCGATGTCGCAGTTCGTGCGGTCGATGGTGTCGTACAGCTCGAAGTACGACGAGGCGTTCACCGGCCGCGGGCCGCCCGATTTTGCCGGCACACTCAACGTGAGTGAAGAACGGGGGCACCAGCTATTCGCCGGCGCGTGCGCCGGCTGCCACGGCACCAACGCCCAGGTCGCCTTGGCGACGCACAACATCGGCCTCGACCCGGTGTCGGACGAGGAGCTCGGCACGGACGAGGGCGCCGGCGACGGCGAGTTCAAGGTCCCCTCGCTGCGGAACGTCGCGGTGCGAGGAACGTACATGCACGACGGCCGCTTCGAGTCGCTCGAGGAGGTGGTGCGGTTCTACAGCACCCAGATCCAGGACAACCCGAACCTCGACCGCGTGCTCACCCTGCCGAACGGCCGCCCGGTCCGCTTCAACTTCACCGACCAGGAGGTCGACGACCTCGTGGCGTTCCTCGGCACGCTGACCGACGACGTGCTGCTGACGTCCGACCTGTTCAGCAACCCGTTTGTCACGCTACCCGGCGACTACAACGACGACGGCGTCGTCGACGCGTCGGACTACATCGTGTGGCGATCTACCCAAGGGACCCCGGGCGACCTGCTGGCCGACGGCAACGCCGACGGCCTGGTCGACTCTGCCGACTACGACCTCTGGCGGGCCAACTACGGCGCCACCTGGGAGTCGCTCACGCTGGCGGGCGACGTGGCGGCGGCCACTGCCGCCCCGGAGCCGGCGACCCTCACGCTGCTCGCCGCCGCAAGCTGGTTCTGGCGACGGCGGCCGCGAAAGTTGCCGGCCGGGTAG
- the arfB gene encoding alternative ribosome rescue aminoacyl-tRNA hydrolase ArfB — translation MPEDLVVNDQITIAGSELQFSYARSSGPGGQNVNKLNTKATLRWSPGESPSLPIAVKRRFLERFASRLTGEGELVLQSGTHREQARNTGECLARLRALVLSIARPPKQRRPTKPSRASKERRLQSKQQRSQVKQLRRKPRTDD, via the coding sequence GTGCCTGAAGACCTCGTCGTCAACGACCAGATCACCATCGCGGGCAGTGAGTTGCAGTTCAGCTACGCCCGCAGCTCCGGCCCCGGCGGGCAGAACGTCAACAAGCTCAACACCAAGGCGACCCTCCGCTGGTCCCCCGGTGAGTCGCCGTCGCTACCGATCGCCGTGAAGCGACGCTTCCTCGAGCGCTTCGCGTCACGGCTCACCGGCGAGGGCGAGCTGGTCCTGCAGAGCGGGACCCATCGCGAACAGGCCCGCAACACTGGGGAGTGCCTTGCTCGGCTGCGGGCGTTGGTGCTGTCGATTGCCCGCCCCCCGAAGCAGCGACGCCCCACCAAACCGAGCCGCGCCTCGAAGGAGCGCCGCCTGCAGTCCAAGCAGCAGCGCTCGCAGGTCAAGCAGCTCAGGCGTAAACCGCGAACCGACGACTAG
- a CDS encoding TylF/MycF/NovP-related O-methyltransferase, translated as MWLRNKIVQRMGGGGFMEQVGLDAWSMVQMASLASRKPGGEVKLLRKVRRERKCLNSAWECYNVMTLARAMSRLPGSFAEVGCYQGTTAKLMCEVKGDKPLMLFDTFEGLPQDCDKDARVHSVGQYACSMEKVSGYLAEYDNVTYHKGLFPDSAADVPEQQYAFAHFDVDLYEGTLGCLEYFYPRMTPGGVMLSHDYGMLKGVEQAFHDFMADKPEPIIPQATTQVMIIKQAGVAAAVEPTQALAPAMLAPR; from the coding sequence ATGTGGTTGCGAAACAAGATTGTGCAACGGATGGGCGGCGGCGGCTTCATGGAGCAGGTCGGCCTCGACGCGTGGTCCATGGTGCAGATGGCGTCGCTCGCGTCCCGCAAGCCGGGGGGCGAGGTGAAGCTGCTCCGCAAGGTCCGCCGCGAACGCAAGTGCCTCAACAGCGCCTGGGAGTGCTACAACGTCATGACCCTGGCCCGAGCGATGAGCCGCCTGCCGGGCTCGTTCGCCGAGGTGGGCTGCTACCAGGGGACCACCGCCAAGCTGATGTGCGAGGTGAAAGGCGACAAGCCGCTGATGCTGTTCGACACCTTCGAGGGCCTGCCCCAAGACTGCGACAAAGACGCCCGCGTTCACAGTGTCGGTCAGTACGCGTGCAGCATGGAAAAGGTGAGCGGCTACCTCGCCGAGTACGACAACGTTACTTACCACAAGGGCCTGTTCCCCGACTCCGCGGCCGACGTGCCGGAGCAGCAGTATGCGTTTGCACACTTTGACGTCGACCTCTACGAGGGGACGCTCGGCTGCCTGGAGTACTTTTACCCCCGGATGACGCCCGGCGGCGTCATGCTGTCGCACGACTACGGGATGCTCAAGGGGGTCGAGCAGGCGTTCCACGACTTCATGGCCGACAAGCCCGAGCCGATCATCCCGCAGGCGACCACGCAGGTGATGATCATCAAGCAGGCCGGGGTCGCCGCGGCGGTCGAGCCAACGCAAGCGCTGGCGCCCGCGATGCTCGCGCCCCGATAG
- a CDS encoding transglutaminase domain-containing protein encodes MATADDARLEAALAAAGDSAGQLQKALDAAPADQAAGVRFLIENMPERDLRSLSAEYLLENTKLAYQAWREAPWRAEVDEATFLNYVLPYACVNERRDRWRADFYARLKPLVADSKSAGEAATVLNNQVFKLLGVRYSTKRAKADQSPYESTESGLASCTGLSVILIDACRAVGVPARFVGVPLWSDHSGNHSWVEVWDDGWRFTGAAEPTGMRLDEGWFTGRAALAKRDTPRYAVYAASFARTPLTFPCVWDRSIDYVWATNVTDRYTKAKASDLSGEQGYARLQVLNAAGERLACGVRLVDSEQQVVGEGETRDERFDANDHLSFVVERGKPYTAKVSIGEADVDAELTVGDREQLFTLHAAAPAPADEPKSQQSVSGDKPVRALRRWLEKPAGERPALAEQAFADAPLSRKQAESAKKLLWADHAERIRNERSQEIKDRVIVDGDRKMPFFYQTFGRQPKAGRRLFISMHGGGGAPAAVNDQQYRNQQHLYEPAEGVYLAPRAPTNTWDLWHQEHIDRMFARLIEDLIVLESVDPDRVYLMGYSAGGDGAYQLAPRMADRLAAAAMMAGHPNDASPLGLRNIGFAIYMGGNDAAYDRNQVAKEWGDRLDKLAAEDPDGYKHQVTIYPDKGHWMDREDASAVPWMSQQRRNPTPDRVVWKQDDVLHQQFYWLATDTPKQGALVTAEQKGQQITVEPNEAPALRVRLSDAMLDLDEPVTVVVDGRTVFDAVVPRTIGTLAGTLAERGDPGLVFAAEIALPDDK; translated from the coding sequence TTGGCCACCGCCGATGACGCCCGGCTCGAGGCGGCCCTGGCTGCTGCGGGGGACAGCGCCGGTCAGCTTCAGAAGGCGCTCGACGCGGCGCCGGCCGATCAGGCCGCCGGCGTGCGGTTTTTGATCGAGAACATGCCCGAGCGTGACCTTCGGTCACTTTCGGCCGAGTACCTGCTCGAGAATACTAAGCTCGCCTACCAGGCGTGGCGCGAGGCGCCGTGGCGCGCCGAGGTCGATGAGGCGACCTTCCTCAACTACGTGCTCCCCTACGCGTGCGTGAACGAGCGGCGGGACCGCTGGCGGGCCGACTTCTATGCTCGGCTCAAGCCGCTGGTGGCCGACTCGAAGTCTGCCGGTGAGGCCGCAACGGTGCTCAACAACCAGGTGTTCAAGCTGCTCGGGGTCCGCTACTCGACCAAGCGGGCGAAGGCCGACCAGAGCCCGTACGAGTCGACCGAGAGCGGCCTCGCCTCGTGCACCGGGCTCTCGGTCATCCTGATCGACGCGTGCCGCGCGGTCGGCGTGCCGGCCCGGTTTGTTGGCGTGCCGCTCTGGTCAGACCACAGCGGCAACCACTCGTGGGTCGAGGTGTGGGACGACGGCTGGCGGTTCACCGGCGCGGCCGAGCCGACCGGCATGCGGCTCGACGAGGGCTGGTTCACCGGCCGGGCGGCGCTCGCCAAACGCGACACGCCCCGCTACGCGGTCTACGCGGCGAGCTTCGCCCGCACGCCGCTGACGTTCCCGTGCGTGTGGGACCGCTCGATCGACTACGTCTGGGCGACCAACGTCACCGACCGCTACACGAAAGCCAAGGCGTCAGACTTGAGCGGCGAACAGGGCTACGCCCGGCTGCAGGTGCTCAACGCGGCGGGCGAGCGGCTCGCCTGTGGCGTGCGGCTTGTCGACAGTGAACAGCAGGTCGTTGGCGAAGGCGAGACCCGCGACGAACGGTTCGACGCCAACGACCACCTCAGCTTCGTCGTTGAGCGAGGCAAGCCCTACACGGCCAAGGTTTCGATTGGCGAGGCGGACGTAGACGCCGAGCTGACGGTCGGTGACCGGGAGCAGCTCTTCACGCTGCACGCGGCCGCTCCAGCGCCGGCAGACGAACCGAAGAGCCAGCAAAGCGTTTCGGGCGACAAACCCGTGCGGGCGCTCCGCCGATGGCTCGAGAAGCCCGCCGGCGAGCGGCCAGCGCTGGCCGAGCAGGCGTTTGCCGACGCGCCACTCTCTCGCAAGCAGGCCGAGTCGGCCAAGAAGCTGCTGTGGGCCGACCACGCTGAGCGGATCCGCAATGAGCGCAGTCAAGAGATCAAGGACCGCGTGATCGTCGATGGCGACCGCAAGATGCCGTTCTTCTACCAGACCTTCGGCCGCCAGCCGAAGGCCGGGCGGCGGCTGTTCATCTCGATGCACGGCGGCGGTGGCGCGCCGGCGGCGGTCAACGATCAGCAGTACCGCAACCAGCAGCACCTGTACGAGCCCGCCGAGGGGGTCTACCTCGCGCCGCGGGCGCCAACCAACACGTGGGACCTGTGGCACCAGGAGCACATCGACCGGATGTTTGCGCGGCTAATCGAGGACCTGATCGTGCTCGAGTCGGTCGACCCCGACCGCGTGTACCTAATGGGCTACTCGGCCGGCGGCGACGGCGCGTACCAGCTCGCGCCGCGGATGGCGGACCGGCTGGCGGCGGCGGCGATGATGGCGGGTCACCCGAACGACGCCTCGCCGCTGGGGCTACGGAACATCGGCTTCGCGATCTACATGGGGGGCAACGACGCGGCCTACGACCGCAACCAGGTCGCCAAGGAGTGGGGCGACAGGCTCGACAAGCTGGCCGCAGAGGACCCGGACGGCTACAAGCACCAGGTGACCATCTACCCCGACAAGGGGCACTGGATGGACCGCGAGGACGCGTCGGCCGTGCCCTGGATGAGCCAACAGCGACGCAACCCAACGCCCGACCGCGTGGTGTGGAAGCAGGACGACGTGCTTCACCAGCAGTTCTACTGGCTGGCGACCGACACCCCAAAGCAGGGCGCTCTGGTCACGGCCGAGCAGAAGGGCCAGCAGATCACGGTCGAGCCAAACGAGGCGCCCGCCCTGCGGGTCCGGCTGTCCGACGCGATGCTCGACCTCGACGAGCCAGTGACGGTGGTCGTCGACGGACGCACGGTTTTCGACGCGGTCGTGCCACGAACGATCGGCACGCTGGCGGGTACGCTCGCCGAGCGGGGCGACCCAGGGCTGGTGTTCGCGGCCGAGATTGCCTTGCCGGACGACAAGTAA